The DNA sequence gtcttgtacagacctgagcatacattaggcttccgacagcagaagcatatggaatgttcttcatttgttctctttcaaggtcgttctttgggcattgattcaaattgaacctatcacccttcacaatgggagctacacttggtgaacaatccttcatccgatatctctccaaaaatttattaatataggtttcctgagacagacccaagatgcctcgaaatctgtctctatggatcttaatgccaatgacataagatgcctcacccatatccttcatatcaaaatttttagagaggaattgtttcacttcatgcagcaaacccttatcattggttgctagcaaaatgtcatccacatataaaacaagaaaacatattttactcccactgaccttctggtatatacattgatccataacgttttctacaaaaccgaatgaagaaattacattatggaatttcaaataccattggcgagatgcttgttttaaaccgtatatggatttcttaagcttgcaaaccaattgctcaccatcactagaggggaatccttcaggctgtttcatgtaaacctcctcctctagatctccattgagaaatgctgttttcacatccatttgttgcaattcaaaatcaaaatgggctactaatgccaaaataacacgcaaggaatctttcttagatacgGGAGAGAAAGTTTCCGTGTAatcgattccttctttctgagtgaatcccttagttacgagtcttgccttgtatctctcaatgttgcctaatgagtctcttttggttttaaagacccatttacatccaatggcttttacaccattaggcaactcaacaagatcccagacttcgttactcttcatggaattcatctcttccttcatggcattgtaccataattctgattctttgcaactcatggcttgtgaaaataactcgggatcattttcggctccaatgttatagtcagattcttgcagatacacaacataatcactaggaattgctgatcttcttgctctaacagatcttcttaatgttgcaccatcatcttcctgagaagtagtatgtggttcaactggttgttcaaaagttgttggcaactcttgaactgCCTGATCTACTAGAGTGTCGTTAGCAACTTGTGGAACTTCAATGATTGGTAGTTCAACACCAGTTGGTACATGAGGGGTGTTAtaaacaataaccaatctatcacttgaagtggaaggttgagattctgaatgatcattctcaggaactatgttcctggtttgatcgctcccactgatcaagtcattctcaagaaactttgcatttcttgattccacaatcctagtactgtgagatggacaataaaatctataacctttagacctttcagcatatccaatgaaatacccactaatggtccttgggtctagtttcttctcttgtggattataaattctcacctcagacgggcatccccaaacgcgcatatgtcgcaaactcggtttccaacctttccataattcaaatggcgttttagaaacagccttggttggaactcggtttaatatatacactgccgtcttaagtgtttcaacccacaatgatttaggaagattggagctgctaagcatactccgcaccatgtccaataatgttcggtttcttctttctgctacaccattctggtccggtgaaccaggcatggtgtattgggcaacaatcccatgctcttgaagaaactttgcaaatggcccaggtgcttgtccattctcagtgtatctaccataatattctccacctctatctgatctcacgatcttaatttgtttaccgcattgtttctctacttcagccttaaagattttaaaggcatctaatgcttcgttcttgttatgaagcatgtagagatacatatatcgtgagtaatcatctataaaagagatgaagtatttctgaccatatgagtccatgtctggactacatatatcagtatgtatgatctctaatatgtctgaactcctattggcacctttctttgacttgttggtctgctttccctttatgcagtccacacaagtctcaaaatcagaaaaatctagagtattaagtaccccttcatttactaatcttttaatcctatctatggagatatggcctaatctccggtgccataatttagaggaatcctcattaataacacatcttttagtgccagtgtgaacatgcattgaatcataagtggtattgttttgtaaattaatgcagtaaagaccatcagacaaagtaccattcccaacacaatcagatttataaaataaactgaatgatgaatttgaaaaattaaaggaatattcaaaaggtactagtcttgaaactgaaatcaagtttctagaaaaacttggaacataaaaggtcttctccaactttaaaacaaaaccactagataaaattaaatagcaagttccaacagcttccacatgcgagcccatcttgtttcctgataagatgcttcgctcacttcccactggcttccttaggttttgcaaaccctgcaaggaattcgaaatgtggattgttgatccagaatcaatccaccatgtgttaatattgacattaaccatattagattcataacaaacaagtgaggtcgaattacctttgtctgcaagccatttctggaatttggcgcattccttcttcatgtgtcccttctttttacagaagaaacacttggaatctttcttaataccaccttgcggaggtattttgccttttcccttcagtttggcttgatttttgccctttccatgcgttgccagcattgcactttcaccctgttccatcatcagtctcccttcctcttgaacacacatggtcatgagttcattaattgaccatttatccttatgtgtgttgtaagagattttgaagggtccatattgatgcgggagtgtgttcaggatgtagtgcactaggaaggactccgacatttcaacctcgagtttcttcaattgagccacattgtccctcatttgcatgatgtgctcacgcacacctttcacactggtgagtcttagggatgagaacttcataattagggtgcttgctagagccttgtctgaagtgacaaattgttcatcaatggcttttagcaagtctcggaccttttcatgctgatcgacagaaccacgaataccagctgatattctagtcttaatgaacatcatgcttaggcgattagatcgctcccatcgctcataaagtgcgatgtctgctgcattactggtatcagttacagctggtggttcgtctttcctaatagcataatctatgtccatccaccctaaatgaagaagaattctctccttccagaccttatagttatctcccttaagttcagggatatcataacgaatatcagagaaatttgtaggttgtgaaactgcatatagattacatgtttatgttaaaattgaggcctaaataaatattcatgttttaccaatgtaaatcatgcctaaaaattgaatctaatgacataaaattgcctgtgggctaaattttaataccagtagatccaattattctatatgatagaattttatcaatataattacttaattcataattctaaagggtatattatgaatttgatgtgtattctatcttagacttttatgataaaactatcaaattatttacttcattcataattcctgtgggtaattaatgaataacttgatattttatcctaattaataatataaatataataaaaattcctgtgggataaaatttattatatttatgtataattaattacaattaatgtctaatatttcttatgtgatcctaatcaatcattataattttacttaattaaagatgctgtggctattctctaattaacataaaactatatggatcactagacatttaaattgcataagactaacttaatattatgaattacataattttaactaatactcacatgttataactatgcacaaaagattcataatataagcataaatattgcacaatctagattataatattatgcataacatttaatctcatgctctaaactatatactcatcaaaaattgcatgtaaaaagtaaaaaattaatcaatttatgcaaactaaatatgagcataataaacaaatatcctcattgcatataattaaaaataaaaataaaaaattataagcacaatgGGCATAGACCCAAAAACCCACTATTCAAGCCATTTAAAAatgggaaaatttttttttttttttttgcaccaaGTAAACGACAGTCGTTTTTTCAAGAAGgaaaaaacgacgtgtcgttttgcCCATTTCTTAAAACACAGACAGcctctaaacgacatgtcgttttactgaaactcaaaacgacatgtcgtttacctTCAGGCTTGATAAACGACTACcgaataaaacgacatgtcgttttcatcaattgaaaaacgacgtgtcgtttttgtCATTACACTTGAACGGGCCTCCGAAGCAAAACGACCTGtcgttttcattaaattgaaaacgacgtgtcgtttagtGGTATACGGGAATAAGAATCCTTatgctaaacgacatgtcgttttcatcaaagttgaaaacgacctgtcgtttaGCAGTACCGAATGAAACCAAAGCAGctgtaaacgacatgtcgttttcaacaagcctgaaaacgacatgtcgttctCGTCGTCTTCTACCTCCAGACGCAGCGCGATTTTCGCGTTTTACAGTGTTTTTTCACGtcaaaaatgatgtttttaatcacagaaagcttagaaaaaatatttctatatgatttctaaacttctttcaaataaaaaaacgtccaaaatcaaaacccaaaaaaaatttcaattctcggccaaaaaacagaggaacacggttttttgaatttaaagatcaagacagaggattttaatgctctgataccaactgttagacttaaataaaattctctaatgcggaataacactttagaaacgagaattaaagggtttaatgccaagaaatcttacttccagccattgatgcaattcactgaaaaagtttcggttttcactgtgtttggctcttccaaactcttctctactctatttagatggtgtattaccgaagggaattgagtgagtgagtttggggaccaaacacatgtatttatagtcgaaattcccatcaaatttcgggtttacgtgtcccacgtgatcctattttcatgggatcaatttaaactgatggaggagtgttggaccacttaaaggactcttaagatgatagactcccactcatgaACGTTTTCATGAGCAAGAATCggtcaaaaataatttaaatgtgtGAGAATCGGTCAACAATGAGATGCCTCCCAGTTCAACTATTTGGCAGAGACAAAAATGTattgttttgggaaaaaaatttctttatcactatttattatttcatattatacattcctataaaaaaaaaattatagatacaGAGTGTGTAATGTGAATAGTGACTAATTTATAGTAAAAACTCTTATAGTTCGGGTTCCGAGGTATTTCGTTGATTCTTCTGATCAATTGTGACGAAATTCGAAAAGAAGTGACGCGACACGAGTCTCACGTCCACCGCTGGCAAACCCAATATGCTTCTATGGATACTACTGGTGAAGAGAAACTTCCCTTCTCAACATCATTCACCCTTTCGTGCAGTCACGTACGATGTCCACGTGAATTAACGCAAGGAACTCCAGCCATAGAAAAAAGGACACTGATCATCCTTTTTAGCTTGATAGCAATGTTTGTCCTGCCCTACAGCAAGCTCCTAGGATCCTTCCTTGTCTCTTGTTTTTTATTGCGCTCCTGTTTTAATGTATTCAACTTCAGCTGCTAATTGGGATTTGGGTGAAAATAATCATGTCATGTACTGATCATGTAAGCAATAGGTCCTCTTGCCTGATGGGTCTTGTCTGTTTGAATGAATGTGATGGGGGGTGGTCATGCCAAAATGTTGTTGCACGACGTTATAGGCAGGCATGTCACGTTTGAGGACTATTATTTCCTTATTTGTAGCATGAAATATCCATATGTTGTAACATTAAAACACTAGAACACAGAAAGAACAGCATAAAAACCCCTATTAAACGGCATCTCATCTGGTGGGTAATTTTTGTCTGTTCCAAAGAAAGCATTTTTAAGCGCATGTTTCAAGTGCATGATCTGTGTGAAAAagcttattaaattattctataatttccaTCGATGTGAGAGTGGATCATATAATAGTTAGCCAACCGAGACAAACTAATAatgtcctattttttttttttttttttcttggggttggggttgggggaGTGGGGGCTGTTTCTAAAACAACGCAAAGTCGTAAAAccaataggaaaatgataagcCTAGGATTAATCTTTACAGAAGAATCAACCCCTAGATATATTCCTCAACGACCATGGGAAAAGGTTAAATGAGTCCTTCAAGCGGTTCTGGACACGTTTTTCAGACACACAGGtattcattgaaaaaaaaaggaaggaatttCAACAAGGGGTTTGCTTGTACAGGTAATAAGTAAATCAGGAGTTTGATTTACATTTTtagggaagaaaaatggaatctGTCCAAcacaagataaattaataatgtcaaTCATCATTATTGTTTGCATATGTTAAAAAACTTCCTTCACAATCATCTTACAATGCAGTAGTAACACACGAGAAAAAACCTTCAAAGAATCGAAGAAATAGTAGGAAGAAGGaaaagacccaaaaaaaaaaaaaaaaaagaaaaaagaaaaacagttttGCTTTCAGCATTAGTTCAAATCGTTGAACATTGGCTTGACTTCAAGTCCTTGTTACCCCAGTTTTTTGAGCATTACAGCTTCTGCCAAGACCTGCTTCAAACTCTGCAACAGGAATAATTGGTGGCACTGGCTGCAACTTCTGCTGTTTAACGTGTCCCATTAGACATTTGTTCTGCTTCATAAGTTCGAAACATGTTTTCACGGATTCCTGTACCCAGCAATGCCAGTTATTGTTACAATATGCATGCTTCTGTTACCCGGCTCACACTTTAGGACTTCGAAACACAAAAGTACATTTGTTGGAAACAAAATACAATGTCATCCACTTTTCATATGTGAGAGTATCCTAAACTGCCggctctttctttcttttatctttatcaTCAGGACCACTTTTAAGAGGCAAACAACTGCTTTGTGTCTGGTGttaatacaaaagaaaaacaggaTAAAATGACAGTGGTGCTTATCAGGTAGTATAAATTAACATTCTTTGGGGATTCTAATGCCAATAAAAGGCCTATTTTCATTTGTTGTCTTTGTCAATTCGTAAAAGTTAGCTGGGAATTAATAAGTAGCCTGTAAATGCAGTTTGGAAAGACTATACACTTGAGCCATATCGGCAACCAGTATATTGATAATTGCAAATTGCAGGGCGAGGCTTACTTTGCTTACTCTCTTGTGAAAGTAGCCCAACTCCCGGTGATCCACATTCTGATCTGTTGCGCATAGCACAGCAGCCGCTGCTATTGCAGATGGTGGACAATCCAAGTAATCCATCACTGTTGAGAACATCTCTGTGAGCTATgattggaaagagagagagagagagagagagagttttgatTTGAGAATTACCCCGACACGCGCTAATAATAAGATCTGAGGCACGCGAGAATGCTTGACTGTAATCATTTAGTGGACGTGGAGAGCCAAGACATGAAAACTTAGAAATGAAATAGGGGACGAAATCAAAAGGCGTAGTTATGCGCAATCGCCACTTAAGATTGGCCAGGACGAGGAGCTCCATCCGTTGAACTGTTTTGGGCTTGAACAAGAATTTGGGTTCCTTCACCTGCAGGTCTAATAAAAGTGGCACGCTTGTTTCCTCCATTTTTGCTGCCAGAGCCAGGCAAGCAACGGACAATAGCTGCAGAGGCCATCCTCTACCTTGCTGCTGATAAAGTGTAACAAGTTGATATATGGCCCAAACAAGCTGGTTCTAGCTATAAATgttaaatgatataatttgatcaAGTGCCATTACTCTAATTTTGAAGTTTCCTTGGAATAAGAGAAATTACCGGCAAAGAATGAGAGGAGAGAAAACGATCCAGATAGTTTACAGAAAGATATGCCGTTTCGGGCCTAAACCGGTAGCAAGTATGCACCTGTAAAGatgcaaaaataattataaaggaaATCATGCAAAACCGAATATTAAATGCTTTTTGAAGAATAGATTACCTTCAGCATCCAATTGACAGCGTCTTTTCTAGCACTGATAAGGCCAGAATCACCACGAACATGACGTAGCGATTCAAGTTCCCGCATTTGATCAATTTCAGAATCAAAGAGACTAATGATAGAGCTGTCGTCGTAAGACAGTAAATCCAGAGTTTCATGCTCAACGTCATGGTCACAGATCAAGTCCGCATTTGAGGACACCACTTCAGCGGCTACCTCATTGCAGTATAAGTTGGGAGTTGAGTAGGGTGAGGACATGAACATTGTATCTGTGTCCGACAGTGAATTAGTAGAGACTGAGCATCATCGTTTTCCGATCACTCTCTGTTTCACGGctcggttcaggaattttatgGAGTTGATTCTATTAGAGTGGCTAAGCCAAGCCCTGTCCgaagatttatttattataaagtggGAGAGTGAGATGATACGGCAGCTTGGTTGATGAAAGTGAGCCCTGTGCATGAAGCTTCGTTGAAAGATTGCCAAAATTTGAGTAGGGCCAATGCTTATCCTGTCCCGGAGTAAAGACTTGATGAAGCCTTGttttatatcattaattaattaaatccatATCTTAGCAACCCTCTGAGATTCCTGACGTCCTTATTTCATAATGGTTCATTGTACTAATCTACGGGAAAACTTGGAAGCACCAGATGCAGCACAAAAATGACTGTACTTTGTATGACAGGAGAAAATAGAAATGTCCTTGGAGTTGGTACTCACGTAGCAAGCAACCATTAATCTTCATTTAGAGGTCAACAACTGTAGTCTGTACATTCCCCTGAAATATCTCTCTTGCTATGAGGGAGGTACATACATAATCAGCATAACAACAAATAAGAAGAGGTTTGCTCACTTGACTGAATCAATNNNNNNNNNNNNNNNNNNNNNNNNNNNNNNNNNNNNNNNNNNNNNNNNNNNNNNNNNNNNNNNNNNNNNNNNNNNNNNNNNNNNNNNNNNNNNNNNNNNNGTTGATGGTTTTGTTGTTGGAATCCAACATAGTATTGTCACACAACCAACATTATCGGACAATGAGGAGGTGTGAGGTTGTCATTTACTATTAGTTTCttctttgtttaattgttttcaagaaattattaataactttctgattaattaataaatttagaaattgtTGATCTGCTTGTGTTTCAGAAATGTGACTAAATTGCATGTGTGTAATACTGTTGACATTCCAAGCTCAAAGGTGTCATTTCATGGAGAAGCTGAGGCCATTTTAGAATCTGTGTTGTTTTCATCAAATTGTTATTGTGGAGTAGTTGGTAGCAATGTAATTTGCAATTAGTAGCTTCTTGTGCTttgtaatttgttatagttGTAGTTGTAATTCTTGTTTAACTTTGCCACTGTATTTTGATACACTTTAGTAGCAGGGTTTTATGTTCTAGCCTATGTTTGCCACCGTAT is a window from the Juglans regia cultivar Chandler chromosome 7, Walnut 2.0, whole genome shotgun sequence genome containing:
- the LOC109002448 gene encoding cyclin-D1-1-like isoform X2, with protein sequence MFMSSPYSTPNLYCNEVAAEVVSSNADLICDHDVEHETLDLLSYDDSSIISLFDSEIDQMRELESLRHVRGDSGLISARKDAVNWMLKVHTCYRFRPETAYLSVNYLDRFLSSHSLPQGRGWPLQLLSVACLALAAKMEETSVPLLLDLQVKEPKFLFKPKTVQRMELLVLANLKWRLRITTPFDFVPYFISKFSCLGSPRPLNDYSQAFSRASDLIISACRVMDYLDCPPSAIAAAAVLCATDQNVDHRELGYFHKRVSKESVKTCFELMKQNKCLMGHVKQQKLQPVPPIIPVAEFEAGLGRSCNAQKTGVTRT
- the LOC109002448 gene encoding cyclin-D1-1-like isoform X1, whose amino-acid sequence is MFMSSPYSTPNLYCNEVAAEVVSSNADLICDHDVEHETLDLLSYDDSSIISLFDSEIDQMRELESLRHVRGDSGLISARKDAVNWMLKVHTCYRFRPETAYLSVNYLDRFLSSHSLPQQGRGWPLQLLSVACLALAAKMEETSVPLLLDLQVKEPKFLFKPKTVQRMELLVLANLKWRLRITTPFDFVPYFISKFSCLGSPRPLNDYSQAFSRASDLIISACRVMDYLDCPPSAIAAAAVLCATDQNVDHRELGYFHKRVSKESVKTCFELMKQNKCLMGHVKQQKLQPVPPIIPVAEFEAGLGRSCNAQKTGVTRT